The proteins below are encoded in one region of Sinorhizobium meliloti:
- a CDS encoding TRAP transporter small permease, with translation MSRIIDFYFFALKVTIALLLAGMVVLVFGNVVLRYAFNQGITVSEELSRMFFVWLTFLGAVVAMREHGHLGVDSLIKRLPARAAKAAVLCGHALMLYATWLVISGSWTQTLINLHVGAPATGISMAFFYGAGLAFGIPAFLILLADAFAIATGRIDVTTTDLVRESEDEAALDNLPAPALGPLSAKH, from the coding sequence ATGAGCCGCATCATCGATTTCTATTTCTTCGCCTTGAAGGTGACGATCGCGCTGCTGCTTGCCGGCATGGTCGTTCTCGTCTTCGGCAATGTCGTGCTGCGCTATGCCTTCAACCAGGGAATAACGGTGTCGGAGGAGCTGTCGCGGATGTTCTTCGTCTGGCTCACCTTTCTCGGCGCCGTGGTCGCCATGCGCGAGCATGGCCATCTCGGCGTCGATTCGCTCATTAAGCGCCTGCCGGCGCGCGCCGCGAAGGCGGCCGTGCTCTGCGGCCACGCGCTTATGCTCTATGCGACCTGGCTGGTGATCAGCGGCAGCTGGACCCAGACGCTGATCAACCTCCATGTCGGCGCGCCGGCGACCGGCATCTCCATGGCCTTCTTCTACGGAGCGGGCCTCGCCTTCGGCATTCCGGCCTTCCTGATCCTGCTCGCCGATGCGTTCGCGATCGCGACCGGCCGCATCGACGTGACCACGACCGATCTCGTGCGCGAGAGCGAGGACGAAGCAGCGCTCGACAACCTCCCTGCCCCCGCGCTCGGTCCGCTTTCGGCGAAGCATTGA
- a CDS encoding tripartite tricarboxylate transporter TctB family protein codes for MKSISFDTTNALCGGILTAVGLFFAWQSLGLELGTAFRMGPGYFPLVLSAVLILLGLIILIQSARVHSEPMGPIAIRGIFFILPAPIFFGLTVRGLGFVPSLFFTALIACFASSRMKPLWAIALSLALTIFSVGVFSYGLNLPFERFGPWTRF; via the coding sequence ATGAAATCCATCTCCTTCGACACGACCAATGCGCTGTGCGGCGGCATTCTGACGGCCGTCGGGCTATTCTTCGCCTGGCAGTCGCTCGGGCTCGAGCTCGGCACCGCCTTCCGCATGGGCCCCGGCTATTTCCCGCTGGTGCTCTCCGCCGTGCTGATCCTGCTCGGCCTGATCATCCTCATTCAATCGGCGCGCGTTCACAGCGAGCCGATGGGGCCGATCGCCATCCGCGGCATCTTCTTCATCCTGCCGGCGCCGATCTTCTTCGGGCTGACGGTGCGCGGCCTCGGCTTCGTCCCCTCCCTCTTCTTCACGGCGCTGATCGCCTGTTTTGCTTCCAGCCGGATGAAGCCGCTCTGGGCGATCGCCCTCTCGCTTGCCTTGACCATCTTTTCGGTCGGCGTCTTCAGCTACGGTCTCAACCTGCCATTCGAGCGGTTCGGCCCGTGGACCCGGTTCTAG
- a CDS encoding TetR family transcriptional regulator has protein sequence MAERQANGRKNDPQRTQDDILEVATEEFSTHGLAGARVDQIAERTRTSKRMIYYYFGSKEALYLAVLERSYRKIRTLEADLELANLPPEEALRTLVATTFDHDEANPDFVRLVSIENIHRAAHMLRSDAIRDLNVSVIQMIEAIIERGLGDGTFRRKADPIDVHMLISAFCFFRVSNRYTFGTIFRRDLSEPKTIARHRTMIADAVVSYLKSDEPRAARR, from the coding sequence ATGGCGGAGCGGCAGGCAAATGGCAGGAAGAACGATCCGCAGCGGACGCAGGACGACATCCTCGAAGTCGCGACGGAGGAGTTCTCCACCCATGGCCTCGCAGGCGCGCGCGTCGATCAGATCGCCGAGCGCACCCGCACGTCGAAGCGGATGATCTATTATTACTTCGGCAGCAAGGAAGCGCTGTATCTCGCCGTCCTCGAGCGGTCCTATCGCAAGATCCGCACGCTGGAAGCCGATCTGGAGCTTGCGAACCTGCCCCCAGAAGAGGCACTTCGCACACTGGTCGCGACCACCTTCGACCATGACGAGGCCAATCCGGACTTTGTCCGCCTGGTCAGCATCGAAAACATCCATCGCGCCGCGCACATGCTGCGCTCCGATGCGATCCGTGACCTCAACGTCTCGGTGATCCAGATGATCGAGGCAATCATCGAGCGCGGCCTTGGTGACGGGACCTTCCGCCGCAAGGCCGACCCGATCGACGTGCACATGCTGATCAGCGCCTTCTGCTTCTTCCGCGTCTCGAACCGCTACACCTTCGGCACGATCTTCCGCCGCGACCTGTCGGAGCCCAAGACGATCGCACGGCATCGCACGATGATCGCCGATGCCGTGGTGAGCTATCTGAAGAGCGACGAGCCCAGGGCGGCGCGTCGGTAG
- a CDS encoding C45 family peptidase, with product MRRRAEKFEVSGPTPFLCAGPLPVVIGRALAAVRDGEGTRAGITVALPSHSFGPYTPLAMEKTFVAAREERPGKAWLSRFAAGRTEAESWYFGRAERASGPSARECREALWQYMPELVPHYEHACALVGDDEVAHRMLSHFRPAPDAYGCSQSVWLGEGGPALIRNFDYPPSIVSDRFEMTEWSGLKVIAKAQRPWGGCVDGMNEEGLAASITLGGGRSQGRGFSIILVIRYVLETCHQVEQAVKALCRIPVALAQNVTVLDSAGNYATLFLGPGQRPIITRLRACANHQRAARPSSFSVARQQFILRALEDPSMSLEKLTDGFLRSPLYSVSATHPTLYTAVYRPAKGRVDYIWPGKRWSQRFEDFQIGEYTHNFTH from the coding sequence ATGCGCCGGCGAGCCGAGAAATTCGAGGTTTCGGGTCCGACCCCGTTTCTTTGTGCGGGGCCGCTGCCGGTGGTGATCGGCCGCGCCCTGGCCGCGGTTCGTGATGGTGAAGGGACACGTGCGGGCATCACGGTTGCGTTGCCAAGCCACTCATTCGGTCCTTATACTCCTCTCGCTATGGAGAAGACCTTCGTCGCGGCGCGAGAGGAACGGCCTGGGAAAGCTTGGCTTTCGCGGTTTGCTGCCGGTCGAACCGAGGCGGAGAGCTGGTATTTCGGGCGGGCCGAACGAGCATCGGGTCCGAGCGCCAGAGAATGTCGCGAAGCCCTATGGCAGTACATGCCTGAACTCGTTCCTCACTACGAGCACGCCTGCGCTCTCGTTGGAGATGATGAGGTTGCTCATCGGATGCTCAGCCACTTTCGACCCGCGCCGGATGCCTATGGCTGCAGTCAATCTGTCTGGCTCGGGGAAGGGGGCCCGGCACTGATACGCAATTTCGACTATCCGCCGAGTATTGTCTCCGATCGTTTCGAAATGACCGAGTGGTCCGGGTTAAAGGTGATCGCGAAGGCGCAACGCCCTTGGGGAGGCTGCGTGGATGGGATGAATGAGGAAGGGCTGGCCGCAAGCATTACTCTTGGGGGCGGGCGTTCTCAGGGCAGAGGGTTCTCGATCATTCTCGTGATCCGCTATGTGCTGGAAACCTGTCACCAGGTCGAGCAGGCTGTCAAAGCCCTATGCCGAATACCTGTGGCGCTCGCGCAGAACGTCACCGTACTGGATAGTGCCGGCAATTATGCCACTCTATTCCTCGGACCGGGCCAGCGCCCGATCATTACGCGCCTGAGGGCATGCGCAAATCATCAGCGGGCGGCACGACCGTCATCATTCTCGGTGGCTCGGCAGCAATTTATTCTGCGGGCACTGGAGGATCCTTCCATGTCGCTGGAGAAGCTGACGGACGGCTTCCTTCGGTCGCCGCTTTATTCGGTGAGCGCGACCCATCCCACCCTCTACACAGCCGTCTATCGACCTGCAAAAGGCAGAGTAGATTATATCTGGCCAGGGAAACGCTGGTCTCAGCGTTTCGAGGATTTCCAGATAGGCGAATACACGCACAACTTCACCCACTGA
- a CDS encoding tripartite tricarboxylate transporter permease encodes MELFSNLALGFATAASPANLLFCLIGVLLGTLIGVLPGIGATATIAMLLPITFQLEPVSSLIMLAGIYYGAQYGGSTTAILINMPGESSSAVTAIDGYQMARKGRAGTALAIAALGSFFAGTVSTFLVALFAPPLTEIALEFGAAEYFSLMIVGLVSSVALAHGSVIKALAMVALGLLLGLVGTDIYTGTPRFTLGIREYSDGLNFVALAVGVFGIAEILRNLESEKTREVLMAKVTDLMPTREDFRQMVAPVLRGTAIGSALGVLPGGGAILAAFASYTVEKRLSDRPEEFGRGAVAGVAGPESANNAGAQTSFIPLLTLGIPANPVMALMIGAMIIQGIVPGPNVAVEQPALFWGIIASMWIGNLMLVVLNLPLIGLWVKLLKIPYFVLFPIIMAFCSIGVYSVNSNVYDLYAVAFFGLVGYLLLKLRCEPAPLLLGFVLGPLLEENLRRAMILSRGDPTTFVTRPISATLLLIALAVLVVVFLPSVKKKREQVFVEED; translated from the coding sequence ATGGAACTCTTCAGCAATCTTGCCCTCGGCTTCGCCACGGCCGCCTCGCCGGCGAACCTGCTCTTCTGTCTGATCGGCGTACTCCTCGGAACCCTGATCGGCGTGCTGCCCGGCATCGGCGCCACGGCGACCATCGCCATGCTGCTGCCGATCACCTTCCAGCTTGAGCCGGTCTCCTCGCTGATCATGCTCGCCGGCATCTATTACGGCGCTCAATATGGCGGATCGACCACCGCGATCCTGATCAATATGCCCGGCGAATCCTCTTCTGCCGTGACCGCCATCGACGGCTATCAGATGGCGCGCAAGGGCCGCGCCGGCACGGCGCTCGCGATCGCAGCCCTCGGCTCGTTCTTCGCCGGCACGGTCTCGACATTCCTGGTCGCACTCTTCGCGCCGCCTTTGACGGAGATCGCGCTCGAATTCGGCGCGGCGGAATATTTCTCGCTGATGATCGTCGGCCTCGTCTCCTCGGTCGCGCTTGCGCACGGATCGGTCATCAAGGCGCTTGCCATGGTGGCGCTCGGCCTGCTTCTCGGCCTCGTGGGCACCGATATCTATACCGGCACGCCGCGCTTCACCCTCGGCATCCGGGAATATTCCGACGGTCTCAATTTCGTGGCGCTGGCGGTCGGCGTCTTCGGTATCGCCGAAATCCTCCGCAATCTCGAAAGCGAGAAGACGCGCGAAGTGCTGATGGCGAAGGTTACCGATCTGATGCCGACGCGCGAGGACTTCAGGCAGATGGTCGCGCCGGTCCTGCGCGGCACGGCCATCGGCTCGGCGCTCGGCGTACTGCCCGGCGGCGGCGCGATCCTCGCCGCCTTCGCCTCCTACACGGTGGAGAAACGCCTCTCCGACCGGCCGGAGGAATTCGGCCGCGGGGCCGTTGCGGGTGTCGCCGGACCTGAAAGTGCCAACAATGCCGGCGCGCAAACCTCGTTCATCCCATTGCTCACCCTCGGCATTCCGGCAAACCCGGTAATGGCGCTGATGATCGGTGCGATGATCATCCAGGGCATCGTGCCCGGTCCGAACGTGGCGGTGGAGCAGCCGGCGCTCTTCTGGGGCATCATCGCCTCGATGTGGATCGGCAACCTGATGCTGGTGGTCCTGAACCTGCCTTTGATCGGCCTCTGGGTGAAGCTCCTGAAGATCCCCTACTTCGTGCTCTTCCCGATCATCATGGCCTTCTGCTCGATCGGGGTCTACAGCGTCAACTCCAACGTCTACGACCTCTACGCCGTCGCCTTCTTCGGCCTTGTCGGCTACCTGCTCCTGAAGCTGCGCTGCGAACCGGCGCCGCTGCTCCTCGGCTTCGTGCTCGGCCCCCTGCTCGAGGAAAACCTCAGGCGCGCCATGATCCTCTCGCGCGGCGACCCGACGACCTTCGTCACCCGGCCGATCAGCGCGACCCTGCTCCTCATCGCCCTCGCCGTGCTTGTCGTCGTCTTCCTGCCGAGCGTCAAGAAAAAGCGCGAGCAGGTCTTCGTCGAGGAGGACTGA
- the aztD gene encoding zinc metallochaperone AztD, with amino-acid sequence MILSPTRARLMAAVASAFVLAAPGARADDHETKEAWRLFVADHTQPVVHAIDFADGKELGRYDIKGYAALTVSASGQTVFAAQSEQDIVHIIKTGIGFSDHGEHRDVEVSDAALLPVAIEGKRPAHVVPHDDHAIIFYDRGGKADIIDEAALLEGNAQVRAIDTTKPHHGVAVSMGRHVLVSVPDTEIEPKPDELPPRVGLRVIDEKGGQIGEISKCTDLHGEATSARLVAFGCKEGVLVARPGGIDGPKLTMLPYPSDFPKGYTGTLLGGKAMQFFLGNYGEDKVVLIDPDSSEPYRLITLPTRRVDFLLDPATPANAYILTEDGDLHVVDVIKGEILRKGRVTEPYSKDGHWRDPRPRLAAADGQIVITDPRHSLIRVIDAETLKETRTIPIDGQPFAIVAVGGSGASH; translated from the coding sequence ATGATATTGTCCCCAACCCGGGCCCGCCTGATGGCAGCAGTGGCGTCCGCTTTCGTCTTGGCCGCACCCGGCGCACGCGCGGATGATCACGAGACGAAGGAAGCCTGGCGCCTGTTCGTCGCCGATCACACGCAGCCGGTCGTGCACGCCATCGACTTTGCGGACGGCAAGGAATTGGGCCGCTATGACATCAAGGGATATGCGGCTCTGACGGTCAGCGCATCCGGGCAGACGGTCTTCGCCGCGCAATCGGAACAGGACATCGTACACATCATCAAGACCGGCATCGGGTTCTCGGATCACGGGGAGCATCGCGACGTGGAAGTCTCCGATGCCGCGCTTCTTCCGGTGGCGATCGAGGGCAAGCGTCCCGCCCATGTGGTGCCGCATGACGATCACGCGATCATTTTCTACGATCGCGGCGGCAAGGCGGACATCATCGACGAAGCCGCGCTGCTCGAAGGCAATGCGCAGGTCAGGGCCATCGATACGACCAAGCCGCACCACGGTGTCGCCGTGAGCATGGGGCGCCATGTGCTCGTTTCGGTGCCGGACACGGAAATCGAGCCGAAGCCGGACGAACTGCCGCCGCGAGTTGGCTTGCGTGTGATCGACGAAAAGGGCGGGCAGATCGGCGAGATCAGCAAATGCACCGACCTGCATGGCGAGGCCACATCAGCCCGTCTCGTCGCCTTCGGCTGCAAGGAAGGGGTGCTAGTCGCCCGTCCCGGCGGTATCGACGGGCCAAAGCTCACAATGCTCCCCTACCCCTCCGATTTCCCGAAGGGTTACACGGGCACCCTGCTCGGAGGCAAGGCGATGCAGTTCTTCCTCGGCAATTACGGCGAGGACAAAGTCGTGCTCATCGATCCCGACAGCAGCGAACCGTATCGGCTGATCACGCTGCCGACCCGGCGCGTCGACTTTCTCCTGGATCCTGCAACCCCGGCCAATGCCTACATCCTGACGGAAGACGGCGACCTCCATGTGGTGGACGTGATCAAGGGGGAAATCCTCCGCAAGGGCAGGGTCACCGAGCCATACAGCAAGGACGGCCATTGGCGCGATCCGCGCCCGCGCCTGGCGGCAGCCGACGGCCAGATCGTCATCACCGACCCGCGACACTCGCTCATCCGGGTGATCGATGCAGAGACTCTCAAGGAGACCCGTACGATCCCCATCGATGGTCAACCCTTTGCGATCGTCGCCGTCGGCGGATCCGGCGCCTCGCACTAA
- a CDS encoding type II toxin-antitoxin system Phd/YefM family antitoxin yields MSTLSLKDAKAGLSAYVDEAIRGEFATITRHGKPVAVLVPLAAAEIARKALNRTGPASLRICRFPGSEFERNGSPSRDVGL; encoded by the coding sequence ATGTCGACCCTAAGCCTTAAAGATGCAAAGGCCGGCCTGTCGGCCTATGTAGACGAGGCGATCAGAGGCGAGTTCGCGACGATTACCCGCCACGGAAAGCCTGTCGCAGTTCTCGTTCCGCTTGCGGCAGCGGAGATCGCGCGCAAGGCCCTGAACAGGACCGGCCCAGCCTCGCTTCGCATCTGCAGGTTCCCAGGCAGCGAGTTCGAACGTAACGGCTCGCCTTCCCGGGATGTCGGTCTGTGA
- a CDS encoding carboxymuconolactone decarboxylase family protein — translation MTARLDPFAAAPSLMKSWFSISTAAASSLESSLIELVKIRASQINGCANCINMHTAEARAKGESEQRIYLLSAWREAPCYTDRERAALAWTEALTRLSEGHAHAAAYEALKAEFTEEEQVKLTLMINVINGWNRLAVGFGLWVEPAAAKAIAEKAVA, via the coding sequence ATGACTGCCAGACTTGATCCCTTTGCCGCCGCCCCTTCGCTGATGAAGAGCTGGTTCAGCATCTCGACTGCCGCCGCTTCGAGCCTCGAGTCGAGCCTTATCGAGCTCGTGAAAATCCGGGCCTCGCAGATCAACGGTTGCGCCAACTGCATCAACATGCACACGGCGGAAGCCCGGGCAAAGGGCGAGAGCGAGCAGCGGATCTACCTGCTCTCGGCATGGCGCGAGGCGCCGTGCTATACCGACCGCGAGCGGGCGGCGCTCGCCTGGACCGAAGCACTGACGCGGCTGTCGGAGGGCCATGCTCACGCCGCCGCCTATGAGGCGCTGAAGGCCGAGTTCACGGAGGAGGAGCAGGTGAAGCTCACGCTCATGATCAATGTCATCAACGGATGGAACCGCCTCGCCGTGGGCTTCGGCCTGTGGGTCGAACCGGCGGCCGCGAAGGCAATCGCCGAGAAGGCGGTCGCCTGA
- a CDS encoding TRAP transporter large permease subunit, producing MTISIFLGALLGPMALGVPIAFALILSGVALMLYLGLFDAQIVAQNVLNGADSFPLMAVPFFLLAGEVMNTGGLSRRIVALAMAMVGHIRGGLGFVAIFAACILSSLSGSAVADAAALGALLLPMMLKSGHDPARASGLIASASIIGPIIPPSIGFILFGVVGGVSITKLFLAGIFPGLMIAAALSITWLIVARKEQFELPPRQSGRLRLRAFVDSLWALFLPVIIIAGLKFGVFTPTEAGVIAAVYSLFVSMVVYRELAPAQLFHVFVSAAKISAVVMFLVACAAVSAWLITVADVPGALAALLEPLMGNQTALLIAIMVLIVIVGTAMDMTPTILIMTPVLMPVIKQAGIDPVYFGVLFIINNSIGLITPPVGTVLNVICGVSKLSMEDLMKGVMPFLFAELIVLFLLVLFPELVTVPVSWFGR from the coding sequence ATGACCATATCGATCTTCCTCGGCGCCCTTCTCGGACCCATGGCGCTCGGCGTGCCGATCGCCTTCGCCCTCATTCTGAGCGGCGTGGCGCTGATGCTCTATCTCGGCCTGTTCGATGCCCAGATCGTGGCGCAGAACGTGCTGAACGGAGCCGACAGCTTCCCGCTGATGGCCGTTCCCTTCTTCCTGCTTGCCGGCGAGGTCATGAATACGGGCGGCCTCTCCCGCCGCATCGTCGCGCTTGCCATGGCCATGGTCGGCCACATCCGCGGCGGGCTCGGCTTCGTCGCGATCTTCGCGGCCTGCATTCTCTCCAGTCTTTCCGGCTCGGCGGTCGCCGATGCAGCCGCACTCGGCGCACTGCTTCTGCCGATGATGCTGAAAAGCGGCCACGACCCGGCGCGCGCCAGCGGGCTCATCGCCTCCGCCTCGATCATCGGCCCGATCATACCGCCCTCGATCGGCTTCATCCTCTTCGGCGTGGTCGGCGGCGTCTCCATCACCAAGCTTTTCCTCGCCGGCATATTCCCGGGACTGATGATCGCCGCGGCCCTTTCGATCACCTGGCTGATCGTCGCCCGCAAGGAGCAGTTCGAACTGCCGCCGCGGCAGAGCGGCAGGCTGCGGCTCAGGGCCTTCGTCGACAGCCTCTGGGCGCTTTTCCTGCCCGTCATCATCATCGCCGGACTGAAGTTCGGCGTCTTCACACCGACGGAGGCGGGTGTCATCGCCGCCGTCTATTCGCTCTTCGTTTCGATGGTCGTCTATCGTGAGCTGGCGCCGGCGCAACTCTTCCACGTCTTCGTCTCGGCCGCGAAGATCAGCGCCGTCGTGATGTTCCTCGTCGCCTGCGCGGCGGTTTCGGCCTGGCTGATCACCGTTGCCGACGTTCCCGGCGCGCTCGCCGCACTCCTCGAGCCCCTGATGGGCAACCAGACGGCTCTGCTTATCGCGATCATGGTTTTGATCGTGATCGTCGGCACCGCGATGGACATGACGCCGACGATCCTGATCATGACGCCGGTCCTGATGCCGGTCATCAAGCAGGCGGGGATCGATCCGGTCTATTTCGGCGTGCTCTTCATCATCAACAACTCGATCGGCCTGATCACCCCGCCGGTCGGCACCGTTCTGAACGTCATCTGCGGCGTGTCGAAGCTTTCGATGGAGGATCTGATGAAGGGCGTGATGCCCTTCCTCTTCGCGGAACTGATCGTTCTTTTCCTGCTCGTCCTGTTCCCTGAACTGGTGACCGTTCCGGTCTCCTGGTTCGGACGCTGA
- a CDS encoding sigma-70 family RNA polymerase sigma factor encodes MTQATQADAAASFDPLRPKLMRVAYRMLGSVADAEDMVQEAFIRWMGADRAEVREPEAFLRRTVTRLCLDQLKSARRQRETYVGPWLPDPVVEEEEVEDVTLPLMLALERLSPLERAAFLLHDVFGLGFEEVAATIQRDAAACRQLAARARTHVREARPRFHVENERGLELAEAFFKASRSGDMNAFGAMLAADVSIHADGGGKRSAAIMPIIGFDAVMKVHEKLAALFRANGSKLLRVGFVNGLPGFITMEADGEIQTTALEIEGGKVAAIYVVRNPDKLRHLH; translated from the coding sequence ATGACACAGGCTACCCAAGCGGATGCGGCAGCCAGTTTCGACCCGCTGCGTCCGAAGCTGATGCGCGTCGCCTATCGAATGCTCGGCTCGGTTGCCGATGCCGAGGATATGGTGCAGGAGGCCTTCATCCGCTGGATGGGGGCCGACCGCGCCGAAGTGCGCGAACCGGAGGCCTTCCTGCGTCGCACCGTAACTCGGCTCTGCCTCGATCAGCTGAAATCGGCACGGCGCCAGCGCGAGACCTATGTGGGGCCTTGGCTTCCCGATCCCGTCGTGGAGGAGGAGGAAGTGGAAGACGTCACCTTGCCGCTGATGCTGGCGCTGGAGCGGTTGTCCCCTCTCGAGCGGGCAGCGTTCCTGTTGCACGACGTGTTCGGGCTCGGTTTCGAGGAGGTTGCAGCGACCATCCAGCGCGACGCCGCGGCCTGCCGGCAGCTTGCCGCCCGCGCACGCACGCATGTCCGGGAGGCAAGGCCTCGCTTTCACGTCGAGAACGAGCGCGGCCTCGAGCTTGCGGAGGCCTTCTTCAAGGCCTCGCGCAGCGGCGACATGAACGCGTTCGGCGCAATGCTCGCCGCCGATGTCAGCATCCATGCTGACGGCGGCGGCAAGCGCTCGGCAGCGATCATGCCGATCATCGGCTTTGACGCCGTGATGAAGGTCCATGAGAAGCTGGCGGCGCTTTTCCGGGCGAACGGCTCGAAACTGCTGCGCGTCGGCTTCGTCAACGGACTGCCCGGCTTCATCACGATGGAGGCCGACGGCGAAATCCAGACCACCGCCCTCGAGATCGAGGGCGGCAAGGTCGCTGCGATCTATGTCGTGCGGAACCCCGACAAGCTGAGGCACCTGCACTGA